One genomic window of Fusarium fujikuroi IMI 58289 draft genome, chromosome FFUJ_chr01 includes the following:
- a CDS encoding related to metalloregulatory protein, translating to MDHSAPFVHHHQQQNQPTSFESEKVDYGFDSLLGHDTCLTHGLDSLGTCNNTENACLDQRCFDHYGKTAATKNALDIGLDLKNGTDTVSQRHDQANNARSTRAKSRTQSSISSSPARTLSTAAMRVSAHRQKRRRQSEQTHQYHNQMEYQQSSHVHQMHSPHSIQQDQNLQHIDPTAVLQTVNENLQHNFNMPLLDSQHTSFGEFQHHNHAFSMPSLYDRWPQAVAPSWANMMGQANVAHCMPMSWTPHMGCNNATSVDCTSACGDAKCWSQCGDGDHADCCFDAACDEFDFSHAACCFEPTCAALEPCLDASCQEAAIPCNDSHCVSTTVSTTPASVSVTTPSAEPEPVVNTLMSPVEPGQGVPLDIDSAIGHDFGDFSHEIGPGFTDDLNQHVGHLASRPSGPGLSHNGTFSMPSQSPTPKTELAEKQAIKGEADFTCQWLCEGDGVLCSKRFGSNKELQDHCKNEHIKTLQKGENGFCCTWYACIRPGPFSQKSKLERHMQTHTGYKPVKCEICGVMLSAKQSLEQHMRTHSGEKPWKCIQPGCEARFKQQSALTMHMRTHTGEKPLQCEICGKRFGESSNLSKHRRTHNVRGNHVCEHCGKDFHRLDQLRRHLQTHMQDGGRKTSKSS from the exons ATGGACCACTCAGCGCCTTtcgttcatcatcaccagcaacaaAACCAGCCAACTTCTTTCGAATCCGAAAAAGTCGACTATGGCTTTGACAGTTTGCTCGGTCACGATACCTGCCTGACACATGGTCTCGATTCTCTCGGTACCTGCAACAACACTGAGAACGCTTGTCTCGACCAACGCTGTTTTGACCACTATGGTAAAACTGCTGCCACCAAGAACGCTCTTGACATCGGCCTCGATCTTAAGAACGGTACTGATACGGTCTCCCAGCGACATGACCAGGCCAACAACGCCCGTTCCACGAGGGCAAAAAGCCGTACCCAATCAAGCATATCCAGTTCTCCTGCAAGAACATTGTCCACTGCGGCAATGAGAGTCTCAGCGCACCGACAAAAGCGAAGGAGACAGTCTGAGCAGACGCATCAATATCATAACCAAATGGAATACCAGCAGTCGTCGCATGTGCATCAAATGCACTCTCCTCATAGCATTCAACAAGATCAGAACCTCCAGCATATCGACCCCACAGCCGTTCTTCAGACCGTCAACGAGAATTTGCAGCACAACTTCAACATGCCACTATTAGACAGCCAACATACATCGTTTGGAGAATTCCAACACCATAACCATGCGTTTTCAATGCCCAGTCTCTATGATCGCTGGCCACAAGCCGTTGCTCCCTCCTGGGCCAACATGATGGGACAGGCCAACGTCGCTCATTGCATGCCGATGTCGTGGACACCACATATGGGATGCAACAACGCCACCTCTGTTGACTGCACTTCTGCGTGCGGCGACGCCAAATGTTGGAGTCAGTGTGGCGATGGAGATCATGCGGACTGTTGCTTCGATGCTGCTTGTGACGAGTTTGACTTCTCCCATGCTGCTTGTTGCTTCGAACCCACTTGTGCTGCCCTTGAGCCATGCCTTGACGCCTCTTGTCAGGAAGCCGCAATCCCCTGCAACGATTCGCATTGCGTGAGCACCACCGTTTCCACCACTCCGGCATCTGTGTCTGTTACAACACCCTCGGCAGAGCCTGAACCCGTGGTCAATACCCTAATGAGCCCAGTCGAACCAGGCCAGGGTGTTCCTCTGGATATTGACTCCGCGATCGGTCATGACTTTGGCGATTTCTCTCATGAAATCGGACCTGGTTTTACTGATGATCTCAACCAACACGTCGGGCATCTTGCGAGCCGTCCCAGTGGCCCAGGGCTGAGCCACAATGGCACCTTTTCTATGCCTTCACAATCCCCCACACCGAAAACTGAGTTGGCAGAGAAGCAAGCCATAAAAGGAGAAGCCGATTTCACCTGCCAATGGCTATGTGAGGGAGATGGTGTCCTCTGTTCCAAACGGTTCGGaagtaataaagaactcCAGGACCACTGCAAGAATGAGCATATCAAGACTCTGCAGAAGGGTGAAAATGGGTTTTGCTGCACATGGTACGCTTGTATAAGACCCGGTCCATTCTCGCAAAAGAGCAAACTGGAACGACATATGCAGACGCATACCGGAT ACAAACCAGTCAAATGCGAGATTTGCGGCGTAATGCTTTCAGCAAAGCAATCACTGGAGCAGCACATGCGTACTCACTCGGGAGAGAAACCATGGAAGTGCATACAACCGGGGTGTGAGGCGCGTTTCAAGCAGCAGAGTGCTCTTA CCATGCATATGCGCACGCATACAGGAGAGAAGCCTTTGCAGTGCGAAATTTGTGGGAAGCGGTTCGGTGAATCTTCCAATCTATCCAAGCACCGTCGCACGCACAATGTTCGTGGTAACCACGTTTGTGAGCACTGCGGCAAAGACTTTCATCGGCTGGATCAACTTCGTCGGCATCTGCAGACCCATATGCAAGATGGCGGCCGCAAGACTAGCAAAAGCTCATGA
- a CDS encoding probable ribosomal protein L35 — protein MSSGKVKAGALWGKNKDDLTKQLAELKTELGQLRIQKVASSGSKLNRIHDIRKSIARVLTVINAKQRAQLRLFYKNKKYAPLDLRPKQTRAIRRRLSPEEKSRVLEKTKKRTVHFPQRKFAIKA, from the exons ATG TCGTcgggcaaggtcaaggctggtgcGCTCTGGggcaagaacaaggatgaTTTGACAAAGCAGCTCGCTGAGCTCAAGACCGAGCTTGGTCAACTCCGCATCCAGAAGGTCGCCTCTTCTGGCTCCAAGCTGAACAGGAT CCATGACATCCGCAAGTCGATCGCCCGTGTCCTGACCGTTATCAACGCCAAGCAAAGGGCTCAGCTTCGACTCTTCTATAAGAACAAGAAGTACGCCCCTCTCGACCTCCGACCCAAGCAGACTCGTGCCATCCGCCGCCGACTATCGCCCGAGGAGAAGTCCCGCGTCctcgagaagaccaagaagcgcaCTGTTCACTTCCCTCAGCGCAAGTTCGCCATCAAG GCTTAA
- a CDS encoding related to SNARE protein of Golgi compartment — protein sequence MSTANGVAGWAQLRQQARQLETQTETLFHTYSQFSTASNVPPKPTEEERETERKLEELLEKRETVNGQLTRLLDSEPNLASSASKQNNLSLLRRKLTGHQRDLARLRSTLQQARDRANLLTNVRSDIDEYRQNNPEAAEADYMLEERNRIDNSNNMADNVLSQAYAVNDNFNLQRETLASINRRITHAASQVPGINTLIGRISAKKRRDGIIMGSFVAFCFVVFFLFS from the exons ATGTCGACAGCGAATGGAGTTGCCGGATGGGCCCAGCTTCGACAACAAGCTCGACAGTTGGAGACCCAG ACGGAGACCTTGTTCCACACATATTCGCAGTTCTCGACAGCCTCTAACGTACCACCAAAGCCCACGGAAGAAGAGCGCGAAACAGAAAGAAAGTTGGAAGAATTGCTAGAGAAG CGCGAAACAGTCAACGGCCAGCTCACTCGACTTCTCGATTCCGAACCCAATCTCGCATCCTCCGCCTCAAAACAGAACAACTTGTCCCTCCTTCGAAGGAAGCTTACTGGCCATCAAAGAGATCTGGCGCGCCTGCGTTCAACACTACAACAAGCCCGCGATCGGGCCAACCTTCTGACCAATGTCCGCTCGGATATCGATGAATACCGCCAGAACAACCCTGAAGCTGCCGAGGCTGATTACATGCTAGAAGAGCGTAATCGCATCGATAACAGCAACAATATGGCGGACAATGTCCTCAGCCAAGCGTACGCGGTCAATGACAACTTTAATCTGCAGCGTGAAACCTTGGCGAGTATCAATCGGAGGATTACGCACGCGGCAAGCCAAGTACCTGGGATCAATACGCTGATCGGAAGGATATcagcaaagaagaggagggacGGGATTATCATGGGAAGCTTTGTTGCGTTCTGCTTtgttgtcttcttcctcttctcgtAA
- a CDS encoding related to F1F0 ATPase complex assembly protein, whose translation MLLSQLRLLEVTESDKKDTSYRNPFLVRSECPYRLKLERTLELIIDRYDSDGKSFIAPPRLFKAELSLFFPNFYGETLLKTDKNPRDTTPLLTGKATVVSFFSSRWAEQQAATFTSKEENPGLHEVLNKHPGTTQIVNINYEDNAGKAWLVRFFLGSLRKQFPEKDWDKYFLVRRGVTDDIRESIGLLNSKVGYVFLVDQYCRVRWAGSGTAHPVEAEGLAKGLSRIVDEMRNEATLPATAKEQHPGKHHLEVPKML comes from the exons ATGTTGCTAAGCCAATTGAGGCTCCTCGAAGTTACGGAAAGCGACAAGAAGGACACTTCGTACCGAAACCCCTTCCTCGTCCGATCGGAATGCCCCTACCGCCTAAAGCTGGAGAGAACACTGGAATTGATAATCGATCGCTACGACAGCGAC GGTAAATCCTTCATCGCGCCTCCACGCCTATTCAAGGCCGAGCTGTCACTATTCTTCCCCAACTTTTACGGCGAAACTCTATTGAAGACGGATAAAAACCCACGCGATACTACACCACTCCTTACTGGCAAGGCAACAGTCGTCTCTTTCTTCAGCAGCCGCTGGGCTGAGCAGCAAGCTGCGACCTTCACATCTAAGGAGGAAAACCCTGGGCTTCATGAAGTGCTAAATAAGCACCCGGGCACGACACAGattgtcaacatcaactatGAAGATAATGCCGGCAAGGCGTGGCTAGTGCGTTTCTTTCTGGGTTCATTGCGAAAGCAGTTCCCAGAGAAGGATTGGGACAAATACTTCCTTGTCCGACGAGGCGTTACCGACGACATTCGCGAATCCATCGGTCTACTCAACAGCAAGGTCGGATACGTCTTCCTTGTCGATCAGTATTGCCGGGTTCGGTGGGCGGGCAGCGGAACTGCTCATCCCGTTGAAGCAGAAGGTTTGGCAAAGGGTCTCTCACGTatagttgatgagatgaggaatgaAGCAACCTTGCCCGCCACTGCAAAGGAGCAACATCCAGGTAAACACCATCTTGAGGTTCCGAAAATGCTGTAA
- a CDS encoding probable branched-chain alpha-keto acid dehydrogenase complex, giving the protein MFLQRGSRVLQKQWHVARGMGSMAVGSRAPVMAKTQRWFSESRRLMAVKPVVLADIGEGIVECEVIQWFVEPGARVEEFSPLCEVQSDKASVEITSRFSGVVKKLHYEAGEMAKVGKPFVDIDIEGEAKAEDVDALSNQQADKEDVPPPPPPPPTETQAGTEQQANLEAPVQTPVKEKGKCASIATPAVRYLSKELNVNIADVDGTGRDGRVLKEDIYRFIKERDAKEGAQQIPPTAASSKPHDTSVQAETVVPLSNTQLQMFKTMTRSLTIPHFLYADEVDFSSLVELRKRLNRVIAKGPTVEGQPTKLSYLPFIIKAVSLALNQYPMLNARVDVDPKTNKPCLVHRSQHNIGIAMDTTGGLVVPVIKNVASLNILSIAAELSRLQALASQGKLKPADFQGGTITVSNIGNVGGTYVSPVIVEREVAILGIGRMRTVPAFDENDNVVKKQVTNFSWSADHRVIDGATMARAAEVVRQIVEEPDLMVMHLK; this is encoded by the exons ATGTTTCTTCAACGAGGATCCCGTGTGCTACAGAAGCAATGGCATGTTGCCAGAGGCATGGGCAGCATGGCAGTGGGCTCTCGAGCTCCTGTGATGGCCAAGACTCAAAGATGGTTCAGTGAATCCAGAAGATTAATGGCTGTCAAACCTGTTGTTTTGGCTGACATTGGCGAAG GTATCGTCGAATGTGAAGTCATTCAATGGTTCGTGGAACCCGGTGCCCGCGTCGAAGAGTTCTCTCCGCTATGCGAAGTCCAAAGTGACAAGGCATCTGTGGAGATTACAAGCCGCTTCTCAGGCGtggtcaagaagctgcaCTACGAAGCCGGCGAAATGGCCAAAGTCGGCAAACCCTTTGTTGACATTGATATTGAAGGCGAGGCAAAGGCCGAGGACGTTGACGCACTATCAAATCAACAAGCCGACAAAGAGGAtgtgcctcctcctcctccaccaccacctacAGAGACTCAGGCTGGAACAGAGCAGCAAGCGAATCTAGAAGCGCCTGTCCAGACACCAGTTAAGGAGAAGGGCAAATGCGCCAGCATTGCTACTCCAGCTGTGCGATATCTTTCCAAGGAGCTCAATGTGAATATCGCAGATGTTGATGGCACTGGAAGAGACGGCAGGGTTCTCAAGGAAGATATCTATAGATTTATCAAAGAGAGGGATGCCAAGGAAGGTGCCCAGCAAATACCTCCAACTGCTGCGTCTTCCAAGCCACACGACACCTCGGTACAAGCCGAAACAGTTGTGCCTCTTTCCAACACACAACTTCAGATGTTCAAGACTATGACAAGGTCCTTGACTATCCCGCACTTTCTCTACGCGGATGAGGTTGATTTCTCGAGTCTCGTGGAGCTTCGGAAGCGACTGAACCGTGTTATTGCCAAGGGCCCTACAGTCGAGGGACAACCTACCAAACTATCATATCTACCCTTTATAATCAAGGCTGTCTCGTTAGCGTTGAATCAGTACCCAATGCTCAATGCCAGGGTGGATGTTGACCCCAAGACTAACAAACCATGCCTCGTTCATCGATCACAACACAACATTGGTATCGCGATGGACACCACCGGAGGGCTTGTCGTGCCCGTGATCAAGAACGTCGCTTCTCTCAACATCCTATCCATTGCGGCAGAGCTCTCACGGCTTCAGGCATTGGCTAGCCAGGGTAAGCTTAAGCCAGCTGATTTCCAAGGGGGCACCATTACAGTGTCCAATATTGGAAACGTGGGTGGTACATACGTCAGTCCTGTCATTGTGGAACGCGAAGTGGCCATTCTGGGCATTGGACGCATGCGCACAGTACCTGCGTTTGACGAGAACGACAATGTGGTCAAGAAGCAGGTCACCAACTTCAGCTGGAGTGCTGATCACCGAGTTATTGATGGCGCTACCATGGCGCGAGCCGCTGAGGTAGTAAGACAAATAGTGGAAGAGCCGGATCTTATGGTAATGCATCTGAAATAG
- a CDS encoding related to thermoresistant gluconokinase yields the protein MLSYEPTPMSIKTPTKPTTITLPPTTSSPMTVAPPSINSATINGHKAQGQQHIWLVTGPAGCGKTTVAGYLAQSLGLPYIEGDSFHPPANIDKMRNGIPLTDADRWDWLTALREESIKRLNSGSNGVVLTCSALKRKYRDVIRVAGYYDHRIQIHFVFLDASEELLLARVAQRQNHYMGANMVHSQFETLERPLADEKDVITIDVSRPIEEVEREALSNVLETITKSQDKP from the exons ATGCTTTCCTACGAACCCACACCAATGTCAATCAAGACTCCCACAAAACCAACGACCATTACTTTGCCGCCCACCACTTCGTCACCAATGACGGTAGCACCCCCATCCATCAACTCTGCCACCATCAATGGCCACAAAGCCCAGGGACAGCAACACATCTGGCTGGTTACGGGCCCTGCCGGCTGTGGAAAGACAACAGTCGCTGGATATTTGGCTCAATCATTAGGCCTGCCCTATATTGAGGGCGATTCG TTCCACCCTCCCGCCAATATTGATAAGATGCGAAATGGCATCCCCCTAACTGATGCCGATCGATGGGATTGGCTCACAGCTTTACGGGAAGAATCCATCAAGAGACTGAATTCCGGGTCCAATGGAGTCGTCCTTACTTGCTCGGCGCTCAAGCGCAAGTATCGCGATGTCATCCGCGTTGCTGGATACTACGATCACCGCATTCAGATCCACTTCGTTTTCCTCGACGCTTCtgaggagcttcttctcgcccgTGTCGCCCAACGACAAAACCATTACATGGGTGCCAACATGGTCCACAGCCAATTCGAGACCCTTGAGCGACCTTTGGCAGATGAAAAGGATGTTATCACCATCGACGTCAGCCGGCCCATAGAAGAGGTGGAGCGGGAAGCGCTCAGCAACGTGCTGGAAACAATCACCAAATCTCAAGACAAGCCATGA